One window from the genome of Nicotiana sylvestris chromosome 9, ASM39365v2, whole genome shotgun sequence encodes:
- the LOC138877848 gene encoding uncharacterized protein has protein sequence MTKVTPNELNATSSSWPFTAWGMGVIGSIEPTVSNGHKFILVSIDYFIKWVKAASYKVVTKKVVADFVKDQIICRFGVPESIVTDNTANLNSDMMKAMATPYMLVYGTEAVIPAEVKILSLRVIQEAELSDAEWIRSLYAQLALIDGKRMIAVCHDQHYKNIMSRAFNKRVKPRQFSPGQLKWTERSGQNQSIQTQSRDTMHRRFTFSSFDIIELRLT, from the exons atgacAAAAGTgacgccaaatgagctcaatgcaacaagctcatcTTGGCCATTCACTGCTTGGGGAATGGGCGTTATTGGTTCAATCGAGCCCACTGTTTCAAATGGGCACAAGTTTATTCTAGTATCCATTGATTACTTCATAAaatgggtaaaagctgcatcttacaaagttgtgaccaagaaagtcgtcgcggACTTTGTCAAGGATCAAATTATTTGCCGATTCGGTGTTCCCGAATCTATTGTCACTGATAAtaccgccaatctcaatagtgatatgatgaaagctat ggcaactccctacatgctggtttatggtaccgaggctgtcatcccagctgAGGTGAAGATTctttctttaagagtcatacaggaagctgaactcagcgatgcagagtggataagaaGTCTCTATgcacaattggcccttatcgatggaaagaggatgatcGCAGTGTGTCATGACCAACATTATAAGAATataatgtccagagctttcaacaaaagagtcaaaccaagacagttctcaccagggcagctg aaatggacggagagatctggccaaaaccaatcaattcaaacgcagtcaagagatactatgcatAGACGTTTTACATTTTCCTCATTTgatataattgaactacgcttgacctga